From the genome of Sulfurimonas paralvinellae:
GCTGAGGGAGACGGTTACAATCTTGCCAGTGAGCTTGGACATAAAGTCACGGAACTCTCTCCTGCAATGATGCCCTTAAAGACAAAAGAGGAGTGGGTAAAGAACTGCCGAGCCGACACTATACCAAAGGTAGAACTTCGCGTCAACATTAAAAAGCATAAAAATTTACGTGCCAAAGGTGATCTCATCTTTACAAACAGCGGCATACGAGGTCCTGTCGTGCTTGATTTTGCAAGAGAGGTGACACCGCTTCTGAAAAAATACGGTGAAGTGCCGCTTCTTCTCAATCTTACAAAAGGAAAAAATGAAGAACAGATCCGAGAGCACCTCAAAAAACATCAAACAGATGCTAAAAACACACTTAAACTTCTGCAGACCCTACTGCCTGAAGCACTCTCAAAAGAGCTCTGCAATCTAGCAGGAATTGAGTGCAATGAAACCTATAAAAAACTTGACGGAAAAAAAAGAGACAGACTCATCTCACTGCTGGCTTGGACACCGCTGACAATAACCGGACATGATGGTTTTCGACTTGCCATGATAACGCGTGGGGGCATCAGCCTCAAAGAGATCAACCCCAAAACAATGCAGAGCAAACTCATCGACGGACTCTACTTCTGCGGTGAGATCATGAACCTCGACGGTCCCTGCGGCGGGTACAATCTACAGTGGAGCTTTGCAAGCGGTTACCTTGCAGGTCAATTAAAGTAGCGAATAGAAGCAAACCCGTAAGCACCTGCTTCTTCAACCGCATCAACCTGCTCCTGCGTAAGGATACCACCAAGTGCAAAAACCTTGATATCTGTCATACCAATGATCTCACGCAGATCATCCACACCTTTTGGCTCATCTTTGTTCGGTGTTTCAAAGATGGGACTGTAAGCAACATAATCAGCACCCATCGCTTCGGCAATATGTACTTCATCATGTGTATGCGTCGAAATGATGACTTCTAAACCAAGCTCTTTTGCTTTGGGAATTGCATCGAACTGTTCTGAAGTCAAATGAACGCCATTGGCATCTAACTCTGCTACCAGTTTATAATCTTGATGTAAGAAACATTTCATATCTTTGAAATTTTTACACATCTCGACAAACTCTGCTGCATAGAGCGCATAGTTCTTCTCTTCTTTATTGCGATAGAGTGCGAAATCCGGCATATGCTTTCTAAGCTGCATATAGGATGGTTTAGGAGTTATGAGATACTTTTTCAAACTATTTTCTCATGAGTGGATTGGTAAAATCGATATGCTTGACATCCACACCCTTTTCATAACGTTCCGCCATTGCACTGACATGATAGTCAAGTCTATCCAAAAGATAGAGTTCAGGTTTTGTATATTTTTCTTTTGCTTCTTGTATGAAACTCTGTAAGAATGCCAACGCTTCTTCTTCATTCTCAAATATAATACTCTCTATGACTTTTTGAGCCGCAGCATACTCATCATCTCCGCAAGAAGATAAAAAGTCATAACTCAGATCCATCGTTTGAAGATTATGATGTGCTTTTGAAAAAGCAAAAC
Proteins encoded in this window:
- a CDS encoding NAD(P)/FAD-dependent oxidoreductase, with the protein product MQADKQYDLIVIGSGAAGIIASIVASRKGQKVLLLEKLSNIAAKLKATGGGRCNLTNTLSNEDFMARFGKNGRFMQDALHEFDHKKLTAFFEEIGIETHAPDGFRIFPTSHSSATIIEGFKAEMLRLGVEIKCNQKVTRLLSTGRHIDGIKTENNTFYAPNVIVATGGMGYPVLGAEGDGYNLASELGHKVTELSPAMMPLKTKEEWVKNCRADTIPKVELRVNIKKHKNLRAKGDLIFTNSGIRGPVVLDFAREVTPLLKKYGEVPLLLNLTKGKNEEQIREHLKKHQTDAKNTLKLLQTLLPEALSKELCNLAGIECNETYKKLDGKKRDRLISLLAWTPLTITGHDGFRLAMITRGGISLKEINPKTMQSKLIDGLYFCGEIMNLDGPCGGYNLQWSFASGYLAGQLK
- a CDS encoding thiamine phosphate synthase; the protein is MQLRKHMPDFALYRNKEEKNYALYAAEFVEMCKNFKDMKCFLHQDYKLVAELDANGVHLTSEQFDAIPKAKELGLEVIISTHTHDEVHIAEAMGADYVAYSPIFETPNKDEPKGVDDLREIIGMTDIKVFALGGILTQEQVDAVEEAGAYGFASIRYFN